The genome window CATGATGGCCATCGGACTTCTAGGGTTTATTGTATGAGCCCACCACATGTTTACCGTGGGGATAGATGTCGACACACGAGCCTACTTTACATCCGCAACAATGATTATTGCCATTCCCACCGGAGTAAAAGTCTTTAGCTGACTTGCAACTCTGCACGGAGGCTCAATCAAATGGGATACTCCCCTGCTGTGAGCTCTGGGCTTCATTTTCCTCTTCACGGTCGGGGGGCTCACAGGGATTGTACTAGCCAACTCCTCCCTAGACATTGTTCTACACGACACATACTACGTAGTAGCACACTTCCACTATGTTCTGTCAATGGGTGCTGTATTTGCCATCATGGCCGCATTCATGCACTGATTCCCACTATTTTCAGGATACACCCTTCACAGCACTTGAACAAAGATCCATTTTGGGGTTATGTTCGTAGGGGTAAATCTAACCTTCTTCCCACAACACTTCCTAGGGCTAGCCGGAATGCCACGACGGTACTCGGACTACCCAGATGCCTATACCCTTTGAAACACGGTGTCTTCAATTGGATCACTAATCTCTTTAGTAGCAGTAATTATGTTCTTATTTATTCTCTGAGAAGCATTTGCCGCCAAACGGGAAGTATCATCAGTAGAGCTTACCATAACAAACGTAGAATGACTACACGGCTGCCCACCTCCTTACCACACCTTCGAGGAGCCGGCTTTCGTGCAAGTACAAGCAAAATAACGAGAAAGGGAGGAATCGAACCCCCGTGAGATGGTTTCAAGCCAACTGCATGGCCACTCTGCCACTTTCTTAAATAAGACACTAGTAAAACGATTACCTTGCCTTGTCGAGGCAAAATTGTGGGTTAAACCCCCGCGTGTCTTAGCCCAGAGCTAAATGGCACATCCCTCACAACTAGGATTGCAAGACGCGGCCTCCCCTGTAATAGAAGAACTCCTACATTTCCACGACCACGCCCTAATGATCGTACTCCTAATTAGCACACTGGTTCTTTATATTATTGTGTCAATGGTTTCTACCAAACTTACTGACAAATACATTCTGGACTCCCAAGAAATTGAAATTGTGTGAACTGTCCTACCAGCAGTAATCCTTATTCTAATTGCACTTCCCTCCCTACGAATTCTTTACCTCATGGACGAGATTAACGACCCCCACCTAACTATCAAAGCCATAGGACACCAATGATACTGAAGCTATGAATACACAGATTATGAAGACCTGGGCTTTGACTCCTACATGGTTCCCACACAAGACCTAGTACCAGGACAATTCCGCCTACTAGAGACAGACCACCGAATGGTTGTTCCAATAGAATCCCCCATCCGAGTTCTTGTATCAGCGGAAGACGTACTCCACTCCTGAGCCGTTCCAGCACTAGGTGTAAAAATAGACGCAGTACCAGGACGCCTAAACCAAACCGCCTTTATCGCCTCCCGTCCCGGCGTATTCTACGGGCAATGCTCTGAAATTTGTGGTGCAAATCACAGCTTTATGCCAATTGTGGTAGAAGCCGTTCCTCTAGAACACTTTGAAAACTGATCCTCACTCATACTTGAAGACGCCTCACTAGGAAGCTAAATTGGGCCTAGCGTCAGCCTTTTAAGCTGAAGATTGGTGACCCCCAACCACCTCTAGTGATATGCCTCAATTGAACCCCGCTCCTTGATTTGCAATTCTTGTCTTCTCTTGACTAATTTTTCTAACAGTCATTCCCCCAAAAGTCCTAGCCCATAACTTCAACAATGAACCTACAACTGTAGGAGCTGAAAAAGCTAAACCTGAACCCTGAAACTGACCATGATACTAAGCTTCTTTGACCAATTCATGAGCCCCTCTTACCTGGGTATTCCCCTTATTGCAGTAGCAATCGCACTCCCATGAGTTTTATACCCCACCCCGACAACACGGTGATTAAACAATCGAGTATTAACGCTTCAAGGCTGATTCATTAATCGATTCACACAACAACTTCTTCTGCCTATTAACCCAGGGGGACACAAGTGAGCGGTCCTGTTTACATCTCTAATGCTCTTCCTTATTACTATCAACATGTTAGGACTCCTCCCCTACACATTTACGCCAACTACACAACTTTCTCTAAACATGGGCCTTGCCGTCCCTCTATGGCTCGCCACAGTAATCATTGGCATGCGAAACCAACCCACAGCTGCCCTAGGACACCTCCTCCCCGAGGGCACCCCAGCGCCTCTTATCCCTGTACTAATTATTATCGAAACGATTAGCCTATTTATCCGGCCCTTAGCCCTTGGGGTCCGACTAACTGCCAACCTAACAGCGGGCCACTTACTTATTCAACTAATTGCCACAGCAGCATTTGTTCTTCTCCCAATTATGCCAACCGTGGCCATCTTAACAGCCACAATTTTATTCCTGCTCACCCTTCTAGAAGTCGCCGTAGCAATGATTCAAGCATATGTCTTCGTCCTACTCTTAAGCCTATACCTACAAGAAAACGTCTAATGGCCCACCAAGCACACGCATACCACATGGTAGACCCAAGCCCCTGACCGCTCACCGGAGCAGTTGGCGCCCTGCTGCTAACATCCGGCACTGCAATTTGATTCCACTTCCATTCAACCCTCCTTATAACCCTAGGCCTAGTACTAACGCTCCTAACTATGTACCAATGATGACGAGACATTGTCCGAGAGGGGACCTTCCAAGGCCACCACACCCCTCCAGTTCAAAAAGGGCTGCGTTATGGAATAATCCTATTCATTACCTCAGAAGTATTCTTCTTTGCAGGATTTTTCTGAGCCTTCTACCACTCAAGCCTAGCACCAACCCCTGAACTAGGAGGCTGCTGACCCCCAACAGGAGTCACACCCCTAGACCCATTCGAAGTGCCACTACTGAATACAGCCGTCCTTCTAGCCTCCGGTGTAACTGTAACATGAGCCCACCATAGCCTTATAGAAGGAGGACGAAAGCAAGCCATCCAGTCTCTTACTCTTACAATCCTTCTAGGCTTCTACTTTACTTTCTTGCAAGCTCTAGAATACTATGAAGCCCCCTTTACGATCGCAGACGGAGTGTTCGGGTCAACATTCTTTGTGGCCACAGGATTCCACGGCCTACACGTAATCATTGGCTCAACATTCCTGGCTGTCTGTCTTCTACGTCAAGTGCTCCACCACTTTACTTCAAACCACCACTTTGGATTCGAAGCCGCCGCCTGATACTGACACTTTGTTGACGTAGTATGACTATTCCTGTACGTCTCTATCTACTGATGAGGATCATAATCTTTCTAGTATAAAAGACAGTACAGGTGGCTTCCAACCATCTAATCTTGGTTAAAGCCCAAGGAAAGATAATGAGTCTAATCATAACCATCCTAGCAATCACCTC of Alosa alosa mitochondrion, complete genome contains these proteins:
- the COX2 gene encoding cytochrome c oxidase subunit II (TAA stop codon is completed by the addition of 3' A residues to the mRNA), which encodes MAHPSQLGLQDAASPVMEELLHFHDHALMIVLLISTLVLYIIVSMVSTKLTDKYILDSQEIEIVWTVLPAVILILIALPSLRILYLMDEINDPHLTIKAMGHQWYWSYEYTDYEDLGFDSYMVPTQDLVPGQFRLLETDHRMVVPMESPIRVLVSAEDVLHSWAVPALGVKMDAVPGRLNQTAFIASRPGVFYGQCSEICGANHSFMPIVVEAVPLEHFENWSSLMLEDA
- the COX3 gene encoding cytochrome c oxidase subunit III (TAA stop codon is completed by the addition of 3' A residues to the mRNA), which codes for MAHQAHAYHMVDPSPWPLTGAVGALLLTSGTAIWFHFHSTLLMTLGLVLTLLTMYQWWRDIVREGTFQGHHTPPVQKGLRYGMILFITSEVFFFAGFFWAFYHSSLAPTPELGGCWPPTGVTPLDPFEVPLLNTAVLLASGVTVTWAHHSLMEGGRKQAIQSLTLTILLGFYFTFLQALEYYEAPFTIADGVFGSTFFVATGFHGLHVIIGSTFLAVCLLRQVLHHFTSNHHFGFEAAAWYWHFVDVVWLFLYVSIYWWGS
- the ATP8 gene encoding ATP synthase F0 subunit 8, which encodes MPQLNPAPWFAILVFSWLIFLTVIPPKVLAHNFNNEPTTVGAEKAKPEPWNWPWY
- the ATP6 gene encoding ATP synthase F0 subunit 6 (TAA stop codon is completed by the addition of 3' A residues to the mRNA): MMLSFFDQFMSPSYLGIPLIAVAIALPWVLYPTPTTRWLNNRVLTLQGWFINRFTQQLLLPINPGGHKWAVLFTSLMLFLITINMLGLLPYTFTPTTQLSLNMGLAVPLWLATVIIGMRNQPTAALGHLLPEGTPAPLIPVLIIIETISLFIRPLALGVRLTANLTAGHLLIQLIATAAFVLLPIMPTVAILTATILFLLTLLEVAVAMIQAYVFVLLLSLYLQENV